Proteins from a genomic interval of Cucumis melo cultivar AY chromosome 7, USDA_Cmelo_AY_1.0, whole genome shotgun sequence:
- the LOC103493163 gene encoding B3 domain-containing transcription factor NGA2-like: MDDFASSSSRFHHHDYNNNKDRRIRDFDDEQQQRKQQQDQEMEEESCNNNSSNNNNCSIFVEKEHMFDKVVTPSDVGKLNRLVIPKQHAEKYFPLDSSSNEKGLLLNFEDRCGKLWRFRYSYWTSSQSYVMTKGWSRFVKDKRLDAGDIVSFQRPLHRNQDRFFIDWRRRPPHPAVDMPFHFHRHDGGTSAAQFPPPPPHHHHFQLHSQWNNNPVATPLSLQRDHVLHLPQYNNNVSLFHNTYNHHHHHHNRYLDGSYGGASVFYHLRSPIAPPQIESVPVVVDGNGGNGTGGGSGIGRTSAAKTTLRLFGVDMECEVSDDECDVATTSKTMTSSSQFHVYNGMPMPMLTPMTMQMPTSNDNISTMEFFEKGKSSMSSMSSFDFGT, from the coding sequence ATGGATGATTTTGCTTCATCATCTTCTAGATTTCATCATCATGACTACAACAACAACAAAGACAGAAGAATCCGAGATTTTGATGACGAACAACAACAACGGAAACAACAACAAGATcaagaaatggaagaagaatCTTGTAACAACAACAGCAGCAACAACAATAATTGTTCTATTTTTGTAGAGAAAGAGCATATGTTTGACAAAGTTGTAACGCCAAGCGATGTGGGGAAACTAAACCGTTTAGTTATCCCAAAACAACATGCTGAAAAATACTTCCCACTTGATTCTTCATCAAACGAAAAAGGTCTTCTCTTAAACTTTGAAGATCGTTGCGGTAAACTATGGCGGTTTCGTTACTCTTACTGGACTAGTAGCCAAAGCTATGTCATGACTAAAGGTTGGAGCCGCTTTGTCAAAGACAAAAGGCTCGATGCTGGTGATATTGTTTCTTTTCAAAGACCCCTTCATCGTAATCAAGATCGTTTTTTTATCGATTGGCGACGCCGTCCTCCGCACCCGGCTGTCGACATGCCTTTTCATTTCCACCGCCATGACGGTGGCACCAGTGCCGCCCAatttcctcctcctcctcctcatcATCACCATTTTCAGCTTCATAGCCAGTGGAATAATAACCCAGTGGCCACACCCTTATCTTTACAAAGGGACCACGTCCTCCACTTGCCACAGTATAATAATAATGTCAGTTTATTTCATAATACAtataatcatcatcatcatcatcataatcGTTATCTTGACGGTTCGTATGGTGGAGCATCGGTTTTTTACCATTTGAGATCCCCAATCGCACCACCGCAGATAGAGTCGGTGCCAGTAGTAGTGGATGGAAATGGTGGTAATGGTACTGGTGGTGGTAGTGGAATTGGAAGAACGTCTGCGGCTAAGACGACGTTGAGGCTTTTTGGTGTTGACATGGAATGTGAAGTATCTGATGATGAGTGTGACGTAGCAACAACTTCGAAGACAATGACGTCGTCGTCGCAATTTCATGTTTATAATGGAATGCCGATGCCGATGCTGACGCCGATGACGATGCAGATGCCCACGAGCAATGATAATATATCAACTATGGAGTTCTTTGAGAAAGGGAAGTCGTCGATGTCGTCAATGTCGTCTTTTGATTTTGGTACTTGA